Proteins found in one Mangifera indica cultivar Alphonso chromosome 15, CATAS_Mindica_2.1, whole genome shotgun sequence genomic segment:
- the LOC123197554 gene encoding LOW QUALITY PROTEIN: pentatricopeptide repeat-containing protein At4g19220, mitochondrial (The sequence of the model RefSeq protein was modified relative to this genomic sequence to represent the inferred CDS: inserted 1 base in 1 codon; substituted 2 bases at 2 genomic stop codons), whose protein sequence is MSQRNQQRQDTDFHFVHHLLKPSNGTRHVLTVRTVHCLVLKLGFLLHLPTSTTLLAAYSRVSDICSSWGLFNETCDRDVVFWNAMISACTENHCFNMALDFFVEMIKEGTGFDSTTLLIVVSTLSRTKYLKRGKIFHTXSIKSGMLSDCCLYNALVDMYAKCGDLNSSACVFAEMNCRDTVSWNTAMSGCLSNDHPEQSLLYFKEMNFSGNEXDCVSLSSAIAGCTCLGELSHGQVIHGWGIKFGYEESNCISVANSLISLYSKCGDIEAAETVFQGMRHKDVVSWNAIINGIASNGKIKEAFDLLIEMQLMGFARPDATTVVTIISLCAEFMLLREGRSVHGYAMRRLMGCDEMVMNSLMNFYSKCNCIEKAQLLFSIISIRDLVTWNTMISGYIQNEDSKKAQSLFKEMLYFSSEFSTSTLFAILPSCNSLESLKFGKSIHCWQLKVGFXNDNLVVNSLMDMYINCGDLMAAFPLLQRISLVGDTSCWNTVIVACTRNGHFQEAFETFNMMRQKGNASLDSVTLFNVILASGMLELASQGKSLHGLALKSLIGSDTRVLNVLITMYSRCSDIESARLVFILSSDRNLCSWDCMISAFSQNKAEIRALDWFRLLEFKPNDITIVSVLSACSQLGVLRHGREIHGCVIRMQFQDNPFISAALLDMYRNCRRLDIACKILKNAGKKSNAAWNSMISAYGFHGEGRKAIEVFHEMCNYGIRPTKSTFISLLSACSHTGLVNEGLWYYNHMREYEVEPVTKHDVHMVEMLGRACKLHEAYEFITNKSEQPKPGVWGAMLSACNYHGDMEMGKKVAQLLFELEPENVGYYISLANMRVASGQWKDAVELREIIHHKKLRKTAGYCLIDVGQGHNCKRCNFLLVIQPKIDFSVSQHFIKNIQTHWPIAMKQNFGETKTINILRGRHQWMGLKIHSKKN, encoded by the exons ATGTCGCAAAGAAATCAACAGCGTCAAGACACCGACTTTCATTTCGTTCATCATCTTCTTAAACCTTCCAATGGAACACGTCATGTCTTGACTGTCAGAACTGTCCATTGTTTAGTCCTCAAGTTAGGTTTTCTCCTCCACTTGCCAACATCGACGACTCTCCTTGCAGCTTACTCTAGAGTTAGCGATATTTGCTCTTCGTGGGGTTTGTTTAATGAAACTTGTGATAGGGATGTGGTCTTTTGGAATGCTATGATCAGTGCCTGTACTGAGAATCATTGTTTTAATATGGCATTGGATTTCTTTGTGGAGATGATTAAAGAGGGAACTGGGTTTGATTCCACAACTCTTTTGATTGTCGTTTCGACGCTATCTCGCACGAAATACTTAAAAAGGGGAAAGATTTTTCATACTTAAAGCATAAAGAGTGGGATGCTTTCAGATTGTTGTCTTTACAATGCACTTGTGGACATGTACGCAAAATGTGGTGACCTGAATTCTTCGGCGTGTGTGTTTGCTGAGATGAATTGCAGAGATACTGTGTCTTGGAATACAGCAATGAGTGGTTGTCTTAGTAATGATCATCCTGAGCAGTCGTTGTTGTACTTTAAGGAAATGAATTTCTCCGGGAACG CTGATTGTGTGAGTTTGTCATCTGCTATTGCAGGATGCACTTGTCTTGGTGAGTTGAGCCACGGTCAAGTTATTCACGGCTGGGGGATTAAGTTCGGTTATGAGGAAAGCAATTGCATTTCAGTTGCCAATTCTCTCATTTCATTGTATTCAAAGTGTGGAGATATTGAGGCTGCAGAGACAGTGTTTCAGGGTATGCGACATAAGGATGTTGTTTCATGGAATGCAATAATTAATGGGATTGCTTCAAATGGTAAGATCAAAGAAGCATTTGATCTTCTTATTGAGATGCAGTTGATGGGGTTTGCTCGACCTGATGCAACCACTGTAGTTACTATAATTTCGCTTTGTGCTGAATTTATGCTTTTGAGAGAAGGAAGAAGTGTACATGGATATGCAATGCGGAGACTAATGGGATGTGATGAAATGGTGATGAACAGCCTTATGAACTTCTACTCAAAATGCAACTGTATAGAGAAGGCTCAGCTACTGTTCAGTATCATTTCCATAAGAGATTTGGTGACTTGGAACACAATGATCTCTGGGTATATCCAAAATGAAGATTCAAAAAAGGCTCAGAGCCTGTTTAAGGAAATGCTTTATTTCTCTTCAGAGTTCAGCACATCAACTCTATTTGCTATTCTTCCTTCTTGCAATTCCCTTGAATCCCTGAAGTTCGGTAAATCAATTCACTGTTGGCAGTTAAAGGTGGGATTCTAGAATGATAATCTTGTGGTTAATTCCCTCATGGACATGTACATTAATTGTGGAGACTTGATGGCCGCTTTCCCATTGCTGCAAAGAATTTCACTTGTAGGAGATACATCTTGTTGGAATACTGTAATTGTTGCCTGCACAAGAAATGGACATTTTCAAGAAGCCTTTGAAACTTTCAACATGATGAGGCAGAAAGGAAATGCCAGCCTTGATTCAGTTACCCTTTTCAATGTCATATTAGCTAGTGGAATGCTTGAGCTGGCCTCCCAAGGCAAATCTCTTCATGGTCTTGCACTTAAATCTCTGATAGGGTCAGATACTCGCGTCCTGAATGTATTAATCACAATGTATAGCAGATGCAGCGATATTGAGAGTGCTAGGCTGGTTTTCATTTTGAGCTCCGATCGCAATCTATGTTCGTGGGATTGCATGATCTCTGCTTTTTCTCAAAATAAGGCTGAAATAAGAGCACTTGATTGGTTTCGCTTGCTTGAGTTCAAACCCAATGATATCACCATTGTTAGTGTTCTCTCTGCTTGCAGTCAACTTGGAGTTTTAAGACATGGAAGGGAAATTCATGGATGTGTAATTCGCATGCAATTTCAAGATAACCCTTTTATATCTGCAGCCCTTCTGGATATGTACAGAAATTGTCGAAGACTGGATATTgcttgcaaaattttaaaaaatgcagGGAAAAAATCAAATGCGGCATGGAATTCTATGATTTCTGCATACGGTTTCCACGGTGAAGGTAGAAAAGCAATTGAAGTGTTTCATGAAATGTGCAACTATGGAATCAGACCAACCAAAAGCACATTCATCAGTCTTTTATCAGCTTGCAGCCACACAGGGCTGGTGAATGAAGGCCTATGGTATTACAACCATATGCGGGAATATGAAGTAGAACCTGTAACCAAGCACGATGTACACATGGTTGAAATGCTCGGTCGAGCTTGTAAACTCCATGAAGCCTATGAGTTCATTACAAACAAGTCAGAGCAACCCAAACCAGGTGTTTGGGGAGCCATGCTAAGTGCTTGCAACTATCATGGAGATATGGAGATGGGGAAAAAAGTAGCACAACTTCTCTTTGAGTTGGAGCCTGAAAATGTCGGATACTACATTTCATTGGCTAATATGCGTGTTGCTTCAGGACAATGGAAAGATGCAGTGGAGCTACGGGAAAtaattcatcataaaaaattaaggaaaacaGCAGGTTACTGTCTCATTGATGTTGGTCAAGGACATAATTGCAAACGATGTAACTTTTTGCTGGTAATACAAcccaaaattgatttttctgtTTCTCAACATTTTATAAAGAACATTCAAACTCACTGGCCTATAGCCATGAAACAAAACTTTGGTGAAACAAAAACCATAAATATACTAAGGGGGCGGCATCAATGGATGGGCCTAAAGATTCATTCAAAGAAAAACTGA
- the LOC123197397 gene encoding ABC transporter E family member 2, which translates to MTERLTRIAIVSSDRCKPKKCRQECKKSCPVVKTGKLCIEVTSASKIAFISEELCIGCGICVKKCPFEAIQIINLPKDLDRDTTHRYGPNTFKLHRLPVPRPGQVLGLVGTNGIGKSTALKILAGKLKPNLGRFNNPPDWQEILTYFRGSELQNYFTRILEDNLKAIIKPQYVDHIPKAVQGNVGQVLDQKDERDMKQELCVDLELNQVIDRNVGDLSGGELQRFAIAVVAVQNAEIYMFDEPSSYLDVKQRLKAAQVVRSLLRPNSYVIVVEHDLSVLDYLSDFICCLYGKPGAYGVVTLPFSVREGINIFLAGFVPTENLRFRDESLTFKVAETPQESAEEIETYARYKYPTMSKTQGNFKLRVVEGEFTDSQIIVMLGENGTGKTTFIRMLAGLLKPDNIEGSDVEIPEFNVSYKPQKISPKFTSTVRHLLHQKIRDSYTHPQFVSDVMKPLLIEQLMDQEVINLSGGELQRVALCLCLGKPADIYLIDEPSAYLDSEQRIVASKVIKRFILHAKKTAFVVEHDFIMATYLADRVIVYEGKPSVDCIANSPQSLLTGMNLFLSHLDITFRRDPTNYRPRINKLDSTKDRDQKAAGSYYYLDD; encoded by the exons ATGACGGAGCGTTTGACGCGTATAGCTATAGTCAGCTCTGATAGATGCAAGCCCAAAAAGTGTCGTCAAGAATGCAAAAAGAGCTGTCCCGTTGTTAAAACCG GTAAATTGTGTATTGAAGTTACTTCTGCGTCTAAGATTGCCTTTATTTCTGAGGAGTTGTGCATTGGATGTGGTATCTGTGTTAAG AAATGTCCATTTGAAGCAATCCAGATTATCAACCTGCCAAAGGATCTGGACAGAGATACAACTCATCGATATGGCCCCAACACTTTTAAATTACACAG GTTACCGGTACCAAGGCCTGGTCAAGTGCTCGGCTTGGTTGGAACCAATGGTATTGGGAAATCAACTGCCCTCAAGATTTTGGCTggaaaactcaaaccaaatttgGGTCGTTTTAAT AATCCTCCAGATTGGCAGGaaattttgacatattttcGAGGATCTGAGTTGCAGAACTATTTCACTCGAATTCTTGAAGATAATTTGAAG GCTATTATAAAGCCTCAATATGTTGATCACATCCCAAAAGCTGTTCAAGGCAATGTGGGGCAGGTGCTTGACCAAAAAGATGAGAGGGATATGAAGCAAGAACTTTGTGTAGATCTTGAGCTAAATCAAGTCATAGATCGTAATGTTGGGGATTTGTCAGGTGGAGAACTACAGAGATTTGCCATTGCAGTTGTTGCAGTACAGAATGCAGAGATCTATATGTTTGATGAACCATCTAGTTATCTTGATGTTAAACAGAGGCTTAAAGCTGCCCAAGTTGTTCGATCCTTGCTCAGACCTAATAG TTATGTCATTGTTGTGGAGCATGATCTTAGCGTCCTGGATTACCTATCAGATTTCATTTGTTGCTTATATGGGAAACCTGGTGCGTATGGAGTTGTAACCCTTCCCTTCTCTGTTAGAGAaggaataaatattttcttggcTGGATTTGTCCCTACTGAAAATCTGCGGTTTCGTGATGAATCTTTAACCTTCAAG GTTGCTGAGACTCCACAAGAGAGTGCTGAGGAAATCGAGACATATGCCCGATACAAATATCCCACCATGTCTAAAACTCAAGGAAATTTTAAGCTTCGTGTGGTTGAGGGTGAATTTACTGATTCTCAGATTATTGTAATGTTGGGTGAGAATGGGACTGGAAAGACAACCTTTATTCGTATGCTG GCTGGTTTATTGAAACCTGATAACATAGAAGGTTCTGACGTGGAGATACCAGAGTTCAATGTCTCTTACAAACCTCAGAAGATCAGTCCAAAGTTTACATCTACAGTCAGACATCTGCTGCATCAAAAAATACGTGATTCATACACTCACCCTCAGTTTGTGTCAGATGTGATGAAGCCTCTACTTATTGAACAATTGATGGATCAAGAAGTTATAAATCTCTCTGGTGGAGAATTGCAAAGGGTTGCATTATGCTTGTGCCTTGGAAAG CCTGCTGACATTTATCTGATTGACGAACCTAGTGCATATCTTGATTCTGAGCAGCGTATTGTTGCTTCAAAAGTTATTAAGAGGTTTATCTTGCATGCAAAGAAAACTGCATTTGTGGTTGAGCATGATTTTATAATGGCCACATATCTGGCAGATAGAGTTATTGTTTATGAGGGAAAGCCTTCAGTGGACTGTATTGCAAATTCTCCGCAGTCATTGTTGACTGGAATGAATCTTTTCTTATCC CATCTGGATATCACATTTAGGCGGGATCCAACCAATTACAGACCAAGGATCAACAAATTGGACTCCACCAAGGACAGAGATCAAAAAGCTGCTGGGTCATATTATTACCTGGATGATTAA
- the LOC123197396 gene encoding arabinosyltransferase XEG113-like isoform X2, translated as MADWRNWYQEAANSKPLFKAIYVTVIIGILVSTFYVFSAINSSKSPTTASSTTWLSAPSTDVDSSHLSLTPTFSRTTMAMGATPPPVSQPRSNLTKPIWEIPKSKKMPPLETFLLTKELLAQRAEDNVIIMTFGNYAFMDFILTWVKHLTDLGLSNLIVGAMDTKLVEALYWKGVPVFDMGSHMSTLDVGWGSPTFHKMGREKAILIDSVLPFGFELLMCDTDMVWLKNPLPFLARYPDADILTSSDSVEPTVIDDRLDIWQQVGAAYNVGIFLWRPTESAKKLAKEWKEMLLADDKIWDQNGFNDLVRRQLGPSVSGDSGLAYAYDGNLKLGILPASIFCSGHTHFVQAMYQQLRLEPYAVHTTFQYAGTEGKRHRLREGMYFYDPPEYYDSPGGFLSFKPSIPKSLLLDGEHNLESHFALVNYQMKQIRTALAIASLLNRTLVMPKLWCRLDRLWFGHPGVLVGSMTRQPFVCPLDHVFEINVMLQELPVEDFGPGISIREYSFFDNPSVPKQVKESWLEVHLCQDGVGDCHASNNTTRPGILRFPRHSSEEMFKTVFSSFKDVKVIQFSSMQDAFTGFTDKTRDEKFRKRVKRYVGIWCCVENRTPGHIYYDMYWDEKPGWKPIPPQKSEDDHPPW; from the exons ATGGCTGATTGGAGAAACTGGTATCAAGAGGCTGCGAATTCGAAGCCATTGTTCAAAGCGATCTACGTAACTGTGATTATCGGAATATTAGTTTCGACGTTTTATGTTTTCTCCGCCATTAACTCCTCTAAGTCACCCACCACTGCCTCCTCCACAACTTGGCTTTCTGCTCCTTCTACTG ATGTGGATTCTTCTCATTTAAGTCTAACACCCACTTTCTCCCGGACAACAATGGCAATGGGTGCAACACCACCACCTGTATCTCAACCTCGAAGCAATTTGACAAAGCCTATATGGGAgattcctaaaagcaaaaaaatgCCACCTCTGGAGACCTTTTTACTGACAAAAGAACTCCTTGCGCAGAGGGCAGAAGATAATGTCATAATAATGACTTTTGGTAACTATGCATTCATGGATTTCATCCTGACTTGGGTTAAACACTTGACGGATTTGGGGCTCTCAAATCTCATTGTTG GTGCAATGGACACCAAACTGGTGGAGGCTTTGTATTGGAAAGGTGTTCCAGTATTTGATATGGGAAGCCATATGAGCACGCTAGATGTTGGCTGGGGCTCACCAACTTTTCATAAAATGGGCAGAGAGAAAGCAATTCTGATAGACTCAGTCCTTCCTTTCGGTTTTGAGCTATTGATGTGTGATACAGACATGGTTTGGTTGAAG AATCCACTTCCGTTTCTTGCTCGGTATCCTGATGCAGATATCTTAACCTCAAGCGATAGTGTTGAACCAACAGTGATTGATGATAGGTTGGACATTTGGCAACAAG TTGGCGCAGCTTATAATGTAGGAATTTTCCTTTGGCGACCAACAGAGTCTGCAAAGAAATTGGCAAAGGAATGGAAAGAAATGCTTCTTGCTGATGACAAAATATGGGATCAAAATGGATTTAATGATCTTGTTCGCAGGCAGTTAGGACCATCTGTTAGTGGGGACAGTGGACTTGCTTATGCTTATGATGGAAATTTAAAGCTGGGAATTCTGCCAGCCAGTATATTCTGTAGTGGGCATACTCATTTTGTCCAG GCCATGTATCAGCAACTCAGGTTGGAGCCATATGCAGTGCACACCACATTCCAGTATGCTGGCACTGAAGGAAAGCGTCATCGACTGCGGGAAGGCATGTATTTTTATGATCCGCCTGAATATTATGATTCTCCTG GAGGCTTCTTGTCATTTAAGCCATCTATTCCAAAGAGTTTGTTACTGGATGGGGAACATAATCTGGAATCTCACTTTGCTCTTGTGAACTACCAA atgAAACAAATAAGGACTGCCCTGGCTATTGCTTCATTGTTGAATCGTACACTG GTCATGCCAAAACTTTGGTGCAGGTTGGATAGGCTATGGTTTGGACATCCTGGGGTTCTGGTGGGGTCTATGACTAGACAACCTTTTGTCTGTCCTTTGGACCATGTATTTGAG ATAAATGTGATGCTGCAAGAGCTGCCAGTGGAGGATTTTGGCCCTGGCATCAGTATCAGAGAGTATTCATTTTTTGACAATCCATCAGTGCCTAAACAG GTGAAAGAGTCATGGCTCGAAGTTCATCTTTGTCAAGACGGAGTAGGCGATTGTCATGCATCAAATAATACAACTCGGCCAGGAATACTCAGATTTCCAAGACATAGCAGTGAAGAAATG TTCAAGACAGTTTTCTCCTCTTTCAAGGATGTTAAAGTCATTCAGTTCTCTTCAATGCAGGATGCTTTCACAGGTTTCACTGACAAG ACAAGAGATGAGAAATTCAGGAAACGTGTGAAACGGTATGTTGGCATATGGTGCTGTGTGGAGAACCGCACCCCTGGACACATATATTATGACATGTACTGGGATGAGAAACCTGGCTGGAAGCCAATCCCACCTCAGAAGTCAGAGGATGATCACCCTCCTTGGTGA
- the LOC123197396 gene encoding arabinosyltransferase XEG113-like isoform X1: protein MADWRNWYQEAANSKPLFKAIYVTVIIGILVSTFYVFSAINSSKSPTTASSTTWLSAPSTGPYVDSSHLSLTPTFSRTTMAMGATPPPVSQPRSNLTKPIWEIPKSKKMPPLETFLLTKELLAQRAEDNVIIMTFGNYAFMDFILTWVKHLTDLGLSNLIVGAMDTKLVEALYWKGVPVFDMGSHMSTLDVGWGSPTFHKMGREKAILIDSVLPFGFELLMCDTDMVWLKNPLPFLARYPDADILTSSDSVEPTVIDDRLDIWQQVGAAYNVGIFLWRPTESAKKLAKEWKEMLLADDKIWDQNGFNDLVRRQLGPSVSGDSGLAYAYDGNLKLGILPASIFCSGHTHFVQAMYQQLRLEPYAVHTTFQYAGTEGKRHRLREGMYFYDPPEYYDSPGGFLSFKPSIPKSLLLDGEHNLESHFALVNYQMKQIRTALAIASLLNRTLVMPKLWCRLDRLWFGHPGVLVGSMTRQPFVCPLDHVFEINVMLQELPVEDFGPGISIREYSFFDNPSVPKQVKESWLEVHLCQDGVGDCHASNNTTRPGILRFPRHSSEEMFKTVFSSFKDVKVIQFSSMQDAFTGFTDKTRDEKFRKRVKRYVGIWCCVENRTPGHIYYDMYWDEKPGWKPIPPQKSEDDHPPW, encoded by the exons ATGGCTGATTGGAGAAACTGGTATCAAGAGGCTGCGAATTCGAAGCCATTGTTCAAAGCGATCTACGTAACTGTGATTATCGGAATATTAGTTTCGACGTTTTATGTTTTCTCCGCCATTAACTCCTCTAAGTCACCCACCACTGCCTCCTCCACAACTTGGCTTTCTGCTCCTTCTACTGGTCCCT ATGTGGATTCTTCTCATTTAAGTCTAACACCCACTTTCTCCCGGACAACAATGGCAATGGGTGCAACACCACCACCTGTATCTCAACCTCGAAGCAATTTGACAAAGCCTATATGGGAgattcctaaaagcaaaaaaatgCCACCTCTGGAGACCTTTTTACTGACAAAAGAACTCCTTGCGCAGAGGGCAGAAGATAATGTCATAATAATGACTTTTGGTAACTATGCATTCATGGATTTCATCCTGACTTGGGTTAAACACTTGACGGATTTGGGGCTCTCAAATCTCATTGTTG GTGCAATGGACACCAAACTGGTGGAGGCTTTGTATTGGAAAGGTGTTCCAGTATTTGATATGGGAAGCCATATGAGCACGCTAGATGTTGGCTGGGGCTCACCAACTTTTCATAAAATGGGCAGAGAGAAAGCAATTCTGATAGACTCAGTCCTTCCTTTCGGTTTTGAGCTATTGATGTGTGATACAGACATGGTTTGGTTGAAG AATCCACTTCCGTTTCTTGCTCGGTATCCTGATGCAGATATCTTAACCTCAAGCGATAGTGTTGAACCAACAGTGATTGATGATAGGTTGGACATTTGGCAACAAG TTGGCGCAGCTTATAATGTAGGAATTTTCCTTTGGCGACCAACAGAGTCTGCAAAGAAATTGGCAAAGGAATGGAAAGAAATGCTTCTTGCTGATGACAAAATATGGGATCAAAATGGATTTAATGATCTTGTTCGCAGGCAGTTAGGACCATCTGTTAGTGGGGACAGTGGACTTGCTTATGCTTATGATGGAAATTTAAAGCTGGGAATTCTGCCAGCCAGTATATTCTGTAGTGGGCATACTCATTTTGTCCAG GCCATGTATCAGCAACTCAGGTTGGAGCCATATGCAGTGCACACCACATTCCAGTATGCTGGCACTGAAGGAAAGCGTCATCGACTGCGGGAAGGCATGTATTTTTATGATCCGCCTGAATATTATGATTCTCCTG GAGGCTTCTTGTCATTTAAGCCATCTATTCCAAAGAGTTTGTTACTGGATGGGGAACATAATCTGGAATCTCACTTTGCTCTTGTGAACTACCAA atgAAACAAATAAGGACTGCCCTGGCTATTGCTTCATTGTTGAATCGTACACTG GTCATGCCAAAACTTTGGTGCAGGTTGGATAGGCTATGGTTTGGACATCCTGGGGTTCTGGTGGGGTCTATGACTAGACAACCTTTTGTCTGTCCTTTGGACCATGTATTTGAG ATAAATGTGATGCTGCAAGAGCTGCCAGTGGAGGATTTTGGCCCTGGCATCAGTATCAGAGAGTATTCATTTTTTGACAATCCATCAGTGCCTAAACAG GTGAAAGAGTCATGGCTCGAAGTTCATCTTTGTCAAGACGGAGTAGGCGATTGTCATGCATCAAATAATACAACTCGGCCAGGAATACTCAGATTTCCAAGACATAGCAGTGAAGAAATG TTCAAGACAGTTTTCTCCTCTTTCAAGGATGTTAAAGTCATTCAGTTCTCTTCAATGCAGGATGCTTTCACAGGTTTCACTGACAAG ACAAGAGATGAGAAATTCAGGAAACGTGTGAAACGGTATGTTGGCATATGGTGCTGTGTGGAGAACCGCACCCCTGGACACATATATTATGACATGTACTGGGATGAGAAACCTGGCTGGAAGCCAATCCCACCTCAGAAGTCAGAGGATGATCACCCTCCTTGGTGA